The DNA segment GGCTGACGGAGTTAAAGGTGATGGCGTAACGCTGCTCTTCCTTACCGGTGAGGGTAGCGATCGCCATCGGTTTCTTATTCAGATAACCGTGGTTAATCGCCTCCGGCAGGCAGTGGCCGATCATGTCATAGTGATCGGTGATGCGTTTCATCGCCTCTTTCGGCGTGATGTTGGACGCCTGATAAACGCGATGCAATTTGCATGGCAGACTCGGCTGTGCCTCGAGGATCTCATCGCGCTGCGGGTGATGTGCCAGATAATCCAGCATACCAAAGGTGCGGCGCGGCTGGGTCAGCGCGCGGAAAAGGAATTTAAAACGGTAGCGCGGCAATTTCCACGAAGGTCCAGGCACCAGACGCTGGGAAACCAACGCCATCATCAACTGAAGGCCGGAAAGAAGGGCCTTTTCTTCGGAAGGGTAACTGAATGTCGTCATGGTATTTACCTGTTATATCGGGCCGGATTTCAATAACGGCTATTTCAACAGGCCAACCATAAACAGGCATGCAACGGGTAAAATGATGAAGGAAATGAACGCGATTTGTTGAGATTGTGTTTAGATTTAATTTGTTTTGTATCGTGTCTTAGCAATCGGTGTCTAAAAAATGTACTTTAATTTGCATTGAGGACTTGAAGCCAGAAGCATTCTCCCCCATAAATAAAAAATGCCAGTCAGTGAGTGACCAGCATTGGCTTTTAATCGAACAGACAGAACAGAACCGGTCAGGCGACCGCTTCACTTTCCACTGGAATAATGAGGCTGGCATGATTCCCCTTTGGGCCTTCATGAACATCAAAGTTGACCTGCTGGCCTGCCTTTAACGTCCGGTAACCCTCCATCTGAATCGTGGAGTAGTGGGCAAAAATGTCTTCACCGCCATTTTGCGGGCAAATGAAGCCAAAGCCTTTAGCATTATTGAACCATTTAACAGTACCCGTCAGCATGCTTCTCCATCCCTCTTATGACTAGTCTGGTAGTAAAGAGTTGAAAGCCAGTTGAGTGAGCGGGAAGGCGAGAACGCGGCGGAAAAAACCTGCTCAAAAGACGTCCAACTCACGAATTTACACTCTAGTGGAAACCGGTTAGAGATCAAGGGAAGGGCATTTGTCATCAGGGAGCAGATAACCAAACTTTGAAGCAGGTAACGCTATTGACATATTTTGTTAAATTTATGCCAGCGAGGCTGATGGCAAAGTGAACATTTTGTGCAGCGGCGCCGCGATGCAAGAGATGGTAAAATGGGGAAATATCCTGGTGGAGCCCCGCAGAACGCTTTCACGTCAGGTATTTAGCATCCAATACGATCTTTACAGGTGATGAGCAGGCAATGGGCGACAAACAAGACTGGCTAAATTTTGAACATTTGACGGCGAATAAGCAAAAGGATGAGGTAAAACCGCCATCTATGTATAAAGTTATATTAAACAACGACGATTACACTCCAATGGAATTTGTGATTGACGTTCTGCAAAAGTTCTTTTCTTATGATATTGAACGTGCAACGCAACTGATGCTCCAGGTGCACTATAGAGGCAAAGCGATATGCGGCGTTTATACCGCCGAAGTCGCCGAAACCAAGGTCGCACACGTAAATGAGTACGCCAAGGAGAATGAGCATCCGTTGCTGTGTACGCTGGAAAAAGCCTGATTAAGGCAATCTATTTGGGAGGTGCCTATGCTCAATCAAGAACTTGAACTCAGTCTCAACATGGCTTTCGCAAGAGCCCGTGAGCACCGGCATGAGTTTATGACCGTGGAGCACCTGTTGCTGGCATTGCTCAGCAACCCTGCTGCCCGTGAAGCGCTTGAAGCTTGTACAGTTGATCTGGTGGCATTACGCCAGGAGCTGGAAGCCTTCATCGAGCAAACCACACCTACCTTACCCGCCAGTGAAGAGGAACGTGACACCCAGCCTACGCTGAGTTTCCAGCGCGTTCTGCAACGTGCGGTATTCCACGTGCAATCTTCTGGCCGCAGCGAAGTATCCGGCGCCAACGTTCTGGTCGCTATTTTCAGCGAACAGGAGTCTCAGGCCGCCTATCTCCTGCGCAAACATGATGTCAGCCGCCTTGATGTGGTGAACTTTATTTCGCACGGCACCCGTAAAGATGAATCGGGTAGCCAGGCGCCAAACAATGCGGAAAACCCAGTTAACGAAGAGCAGTCGGCGGGGGAAGATCGTATGGAGAACTTCACCACTAATCTTAACCAGTTAGCGCGTGTTGGTGGCATCGATCCGCTGATTGGCCGTGACAAAGAACTGGAGCGCGCCATTCAGGTGCTCTGCCGTCGCCGCAAAAACAACCCGCTTCTGGTGGGCGAATCCGGCGTCGGGAAAACAGCGATTGCTGAAGGTCTTGCATGGCGAATTGAACAGGGCGACGTGCCGGAAGTGATGGCCGACTGCACCTTGTATTCTCTGGATATCGGTTCGCTGCTGGCGGGCACCAAATACCGCGGTGATTTCGAAAAACGTTTCAAATCACTGCTGAAACAACTGGAGCAGGATAAGAACAGCATCCTGTTTATTGATGAAATCCACACAATTATCGGTGCCGGTGCGGCGTCCGGCGGTCAGGTGGATGCGGCAAACCTGATCAAACCGTTGCTGTCGAGCGGCAAGATCCGGGTGATTGGTTCCACGACCTATCAGGAATTCAGCAATATCTTTGAGAAAGACCGTGCTCTGGCACGTCGCTTCCAGAAAATTGATATTGTTGAGCCAACCGTCGAAGAAACTGTGCAAATCATCAATGGCCTGAAAACCAAATATGAAGCGCACCATGATGTCCGCTATACCGCGAAAGCGGTGCGTGCGGCGGTGGAGCTGTCGGTCAAGTACATCAATGACCGTCATCTGCCGGACAAAGCTATCGACGTTATTGATGAAGCGGGCGCGCGCAGCCGTTTAATGCCGGTCAGCAAACGCAAGAAAACCGTTAACGTCAGCGATATCGAAAGCGTGGTGGCGCGTATCGCCCGCATTCCGGAAAAAACCGTGTCTGCGACCGATCGCGATGTGTTGAAAAATCTGGGCGACCGCTTGAAAATGCTGGTCTTCGGGCAGGATCCTGCTATTGAAGCTTTGACTGAAGCGATCAAAATGAGCCGTGCAGGTCTGGGGCAGGATCGTAAACCAGTTGGTTCGTTCCTGTTCGCGGGCCCTACCGGTGTGGGTAAAACTGAGGTCACGGTACAGCTGGCCAAAGCACTGGATATCGAACTGCTGCGCTTTGATATGTCGGAATACATGGAGCGTCATACGGTCAGCCGTTTGATCGGTGCGCCTCCGGGTTATGTCGGTTTTGATCAGGGCGGTTTGCTGACGGATGCGGTATTGAAACATCCTCACTCCGTCGTGCTGCTCGATGAAATCGAGAAGGCGCATCCGGATGTCTTCAACCTGCTGTTGCAGGTCATGGACAACGGTACGCTGACCGATAATAACGGGCGCAAAGCCGATTTCCGTAACGTGATTCTGGTCATGACCACCAACGCTGGTGTGCGTGAAACCGAACGTAAATCCATTGGCCTCATCCATCAGGACAACAGCCCTGATGCTATGGAAGAGATCAAGAAAGTGTTTACGCCAGAATTCCGTAACCGTCTGGACAACGTGATCTGGTTCAACCATCTGTCTACGGAAGTGATCCAGCTGGTAGTCGACAAATTTATTGTCGAGCTGCAGGCGCAACTGGATGCCAAAGGCGTTTCGCTGGAAGTCAGCGATGAAGCCCGCGACTGGCTGACTGTGAAAGGCTATGACCGTGCGATGGGTGCGCGTCCGATGACACGTATCGTGCAGGAAAACCTGAAAAAACCTCTCGCCAATGAACTGCTGTTTGGTTCACTGGTGGATGGCGGTTCGGTCTCGGTGGCGCTTGATAAGGAAGCCGATAAGCTGACTTACCACTTCATGAGTGCGCAGAAGAAAAAGCCGGAAGGCGCTGTGCATTGATCTGCTGCTGAGATAAGCCGAAAACTTCAGGCAAACAAAAGGCGATGTGAAAACATCGCCTTTTTTCTTTCTGAAAATTCTTTATGAAACGTTCGTTAATGAGGAATAAGCAGAAAGGATAATGAAACTAAATGCCGAATTGCGGATACCACAAAACGCCCTTGCAACTGCAGGAAGGGCGAAGAGGGTATCCTCAGGTATCGCCGGAAAATCAGCGATGAGTGAGCCGTTTATTAGCGGCTACGGAAGACAATGCGGCCTTTGCTCAGGTCGTACGGGGTCAGCTCTACAGTGACTTTGTCGCCCGTCAGGATGCGGATATAGTTCTTACGCATTTTACCGGAGATGTGTGCGGTAACTACGTGTCCGTTTTCTAATTCTACGCGGAACATAGTGTTTGGCAGCGTATCAAGTACGGTGCCCTGCATTTCAATGTTGTCTTCTTTGGCCATCGAATCCTCTAGGTCTAACTACCATAGTTTTTAACCGGCAAGATAATGCCGAAAAACCCACATTATGTAAAGAAGTATGGTTCATGACCGCACCTATTCCCTATCCTTCGGGAACACCGGCAGGTCTTCATCATGTGGGGATAAGTCTTGTGGCAACCAGCAATCCGGCGCTAACGCGCGTTGCGAAAGTTCGGATAACTGCTGCAAAAATTGGCGGCGGGGGATCTCTCTCGCACCCAGCGACGCAGTGTGAGGGTTGAGCACCTGACAGTCAATCAGTTCTCCACCATTGCGGGAAAAATGTTGGCAAAACATCATCAGCGCGCACTTCGAGGCATTTTCACGGCGGCTGAACATCGACTCGCCGCAAAATAGCCCGCCGACGGAAACACCGTACAAACCGCCCACCAGTTCATTGCCTTCCCAGACTTCAAGGGAATGGGCGTGTCCGGCTTCGTGCAATTCCTGATAACCGCGCTGAACCAGCGGCCCGATCCAGGTGCCATCTTCCCGTTCAATTGCACACGCGTGGATCACCCGTTCAAAACAGCGATTGAGCGTAAAACGAAAAGGCATTTTACGCATAAATCTCTGTAAGCTGCGGCTGATGTGGCGTTCCTCGGGCACTAAAATAGCCCGCGGATCGGGTGACCACCAGAGGATCATTTCGCCGGGTTCGAACCAGGGGAAGATTCCGTGCTGATAAGCGGAAAGCAGGCGCGGCGATGTGAGGTCACCACCGATAGCCAGCAGGCCGTTGGGGTCCGGCAATGCAGTATCAGGATCCGGAAAATGTACAGAACTGGCCTCGAGCTTAACTAACCGCATAGGTCTCCTTATCCGGCGACTCACAGGCCACCACATAATTCAGGGACAGACTTCAGGTGCGCGCAAGAAAACGCGCGTACCGGCCTTGTGCGGCGGCTAACGTCTGATGATCGCCTTGTTCGACAATCTCACCTTCCTCCATCACGCAAATCCTGTCGAGGTTGTCGAGACCGTGTAAACGGTGCGTCACTAAGAGTAGCGTTTTATTATCACAATGCTTGTGCAATAGCGCCAAAATATGATTTTCCGTTTCTGCATCCAGCCCTTCGGTCGGTTCATCGAGCAGCCACAGCGGTGCATCGTGCAGCAGGGCACGCGCCAGGCTCAGGCGACGCTGTTCGCCACCCGACAGCTGACGTCCACCTTCACCCAGCCAGGCGTTCAGGCCTTCGCCTTCCAGTAGCACGTGCAGATCTACCTGCTTGAGTACGTCTGTAATCTTTTCGTCAGAGCTCTGCGGCGAGGCCATGCGCAAGTTTTCACGCAGCGTGGTATTGAAAATATGAACACGCTGGCTGACTACGGTAATCATCTTGCGCAACGTAGCCTCATCATAATCAGCGATCGCATGGCGGTTAATGCTCATAGCGCCGCTGTTGATATCCCAGCCGCGCGTCAGTAATTGCAGGAGAGTAGATTTCCCACAGCCGGTCTGGCCGAGCAGGGCAACGTGCTCACCCGCAGCAATCTCCAGCGTAATGTTTTTCAGCACCGGTAGCGGCTGGCCAGGATAAGTGAAATTCACGTTAGTGAGTGACAGACTCACCTGTTCTGTGGCGGCAGGACCTTGTGACGGGAACGTCACATCGGCAGGCTGACTGATGATTTGGCTGACGCGCTGCGCGGAGGCGATGACTTGCCCGAGATGCTGGAATGCTGCCGCAACCGGCCCCAGTGCTTCGAAAGCAGCCAGCGGCGTAAACACGAACAGCGCAATCAGCGCGCCGGGTTGCGCGATTGTTCCGATACCGCCTGCGGCCAGCCACAACATCAGCGTCACGGTCAGACCGGCGGCGGCAATCACCATCGCCTGTGACAGACCGGTCAGCTTCGCCTGCTGCTGCTGGCGCAGCATCCAACGGCGTTCGATGTCATTAAGTTGCTGGCGAAAACGAGGCTGTGCGCCAAATACCACCAGCTCGGACTGACCCTGTAACCATGAGGTCAGCTGTGTGCGGTAATCGCTGCGCAAGGCTGTCAGTTCCCGTCCTGCAGGTTTCCCTGCACGATAGAAAATCACCGGCAGAAGCAGCATCAGAACCAGCATAATCGCCCCAAGTGTCAGAGCGAGTTTGAGGTCCATGAAGCTCAGCCCAAAAGTCACCAGAACAATCACCACCAGCGCGCTGACCAGCGGGGAGATGACGCGCAGATACAGGTGATCCAGCGTATCCACGTCGGCAACAAGCCGGTTCAGGAGATCGGCCTGACGGAAACGCGCGATACCGCCCGGCGACAGCGGCATAATTTTGGTGAAAGTAAACACCCGCAAATGTGCCAGCACACGGAAGGTGGCATCATGGCTGACCAGACGTTCGGCGTAGCGACCTGCGGTGCGGAATATCGCCGCACCGCGCACACCGGCGGCGGGCAGCATGTAGTTGAACGTGTATAAACCGGCGATACCGGCGACCGCAGAGGCCGCGAGGAACCAACCAGACAGCGTCAACAGGCCAATACTGGCCAGCAGCGTCACGATGGCCAGAATCACACCCAAAGACAGGCGGAACCAGTGACGGCGATACAGAGCGAGATAAGGCAGAAGAATTTTCATGATTACAGCTCCTTACTGCGCTGGGATAACAGATTGGCGAATAATCCGTTCTGAGCAACCAGTTGCGCGAAGGTACCGCGTTCAGCGATTTGGCCTTTGTCCATCACCCAGATTTCGTCGTAGTCGCGCGTATCCTCAAGCTGATGCGTCACCAG comes from the Enterobacteriaceae bacterium Kacie_13 genome and includes:
- the infA gene encoding translation initiation factor IF-1, producing MAKEDNIEMQGTVLDTLPNTMFRVELENGHVVTAHISGKMRKNYIRILTGDKVTVELTPYDLSKGRIVFRSR
- the cspD gene encoding cold shock-like protein CspD, with amino-acid sequence MLTGTVKWFNNAKGFGFICPQNGGEDIFAHYSTIQMEGYRTLKAGQQVNFDVHEGPKGNHASLIIPVESEAVA
- a CDS encoding leucyl/phenylalanyl-tRNA--protein transferase — protein: MRLVKLEASSVHFPDPDTALPDPNGLLAIGGDLTSPRLLSAYQHGIFPWFEPGEMILWWSPDPRAILVPEERHISRSLQRFMRKMPFRFTLNRCFERVIHACAIEREDGTWIGPLVQRGYQELHEAGHAHSLEVWEGNELVGGLYGVSVGGLFCGESMFSRRENASKCALMMFCQHFSRNGGELIDCQVLNPHTASLGAREIPRRQFLQQLSELSQRALAPDCWLPQDLSPHDEDLPVFPKDRE
- the clpS gene encoding ATP-dependent Clp protease adapter ClpS encodes the protein MGDKQDWLNFEHLTANKQKDEVKPPSMYKVILNNDDYTPMEFVIDVLQKFFSYDIERATQLMLQVHYRGKAICGVYTAEVAETKVAHVNEYAKENEHPLLCTLEKA
- the clpA gene encoding ATP-dependent Clp protease ATP-binding subunit ClpA, yielding MLNQELELSLNMAFARAREHRHEFMTVEHLLLALLSNPAAREALEACTVDLVALRQELEAFIEQTTPTLPASEEERDTQPTLSFQRVLQRAVFHVQSSGRSEVSGANVLVAIFSEQESQAAYLLRKHDVSRLDVVNFISHGTRKDESGSQAPNNAENPVNEEQSAGEDRMENFTTNLNQLARVGGIDPLIGRDKELERAIQVLCRRRKNNPLLVGESGVGKTAIAEGLAWRIEQGDVPEVMADCTLYSLDIGSLLAGTKYRGDFEKRFKSLLKQLEQDKNSILFIDEIHTIIGAGAASGGQVDAANLIKPLLSSGKIRVIGSTTYQEFSNIFEKDRALARRFQKIDIVEPTVEETVQIINGLKTKYEAHHDVRYTAKAVRAAVELSVKYINDRHLPDKAIDVIDEAGARSRLMPVSKRKKTVNVSDIESVVARIARIPEKTVSATDRDVLKNLGDRLKMLVFGQDPAIEALTEAIKMSRAGLGQDRKPVGSFLFAGPTGVGKTEVTVQLAKALDIELLRFDMSEYMERHTVSRLIGAPPGYVGFDQGGLLTDAVLKHPHSVVLLDEIEKAHPDVFNLLLQVMDNGTLTDNNGRKADFRNVILVMTTNAGVRETERKSIGLIHQDNSPDAMEEIKKVFTPEFRNRLDNVIWFNHLSTEVIQLVVDKFIVELQAQLDAKGVSLEVSDEARDWLTVKGYDRAMGARPMTRIVQENLKKPLANELLFGSLVDGGSVSVALDKEADKLTYHFMSAQKKKPEGAVH
- the cydC gene encoding cysteine/glutathione ABC transporter ATP-binding protein/permease CydC, whose translation is MKILLPYLALYRRHWFRLSLGVILAIVTLLASIGLLTLSGWFLAASAVAGIAGLYTFNYMLPAAGVRGAAIFRTAGRYAERLVSHDATFRVLAHLRVFTFTKIMPLSPGGIARFRQADLLNRLVADVDTLDHLYLRVISPLVSALVVIVLVTFGLSFMDLKLALTLGAIMLVLMLLLPVIFYRAGKPAGRELTALRSDYRTQLTSWLQGQSELVVFGAQPRFRQQLNDIERRWMLRQQQQAKLTGLSQAMVIAAAGLTVTLMLWLAAGGIGTIAQPGALIALFVFTPLAAFEALGPVAAAFQHLGQVIASAQRVSQIISQPADVTFPSQGPAATEQVSLSLTNVNFTYPGQPLPVLKNITLEIAAGEHVALLGQTGCGKSTLLQLLTRGWDINSGAMSINRHAIADYDEATLRKMITVVSQRVHIFNTTLRENLRMASPQSSDEKITDVLKQVDLHVLLEGEGLNAWLGEGGRQLSGGEQRRLSLARALLHDAPLWLLDEPTEGLDAETENHILALLHKHCDNKTLLLVTHRLHGLDNLDRICVMEEGEIVEQGDHQTLAAAQGRYARFLART